A portion of the Bacillus sp. es.034 genome contains these proteins:
- a CDS encoding serine protease — MFENVVFSIGRLIDDIYYASGTCTLLNKQNLLVTAAHVVNGSNKNLFIRLNTNYESGYQDTTIQQSKLIPVEIEAIDPLRDLCILSLQGDVSAQSNIELEKADGTNPGEVVTVIGFPHSNLGRIVLTQQSCEVGAKILLSSKGIKSKHFVLNIQARPGQSGGPVIRTSDGTLIGILIGAYVPTIEGGISLGGIDPQTLHQTTHAVSASYLERML; from the coding sequence ATGTTTGAGAATGTTGTCTTTTCAATAGGTAGATTAATTGATGATATCTATTACGCATCAGGTACTTGTACATTGTTAAATAAACAGAACCTATTAGTAACAGCAGCACATGTAGTAAACGGAAGTAATAAAAACCTATTTATTAGATTAAACACCAATTATGAGTCTGGATACCAGGATACCACAATCCAACAAAGTAAGCTTATTCCTGTGGAAATTGAGGCAATAGACCCTTTAAGAGATCTTTGCATCTTGTCTTTACAAGGAGATGTATCTGCTCAATCAAATATTGAATTAGAGAAGGCTGATGGAACGAATCCAGGAGAAGTAGTTACTGTAATAGGGTTTCCTCACTCAAATTTAGGTAGAATTGTTTTGACTCAACAGTCTTGCGAAGTAGGTGCGAAAATCCTTCTTAGTTCCAAAGGAATCAAGTCTAAACATTTTGTTTTAAATATTCAAGCTCGACCAGGGCAGTCTGGTGGTCCAGTTATTCGTACATCAGATGGTACTTTGATTGGTATACTTATTGGAGCTTATGTTCCCACCATCGAGGGTGGAATTAGTCTAGGTGGAATTGACCCTCAGACATTGCATCAGACAACTCATGCTGTGTCAGCGAGTTACTTAGAGAGGATGTTGTGA